In a genomic window of Barnesiella propionica:
- a CDS encoding polyprenyl synthetase family protein, with protein MDKLSIIRQPIATELDILNQVLSESLNTTSPLMNQVTGNYLKTKGKQIRPILVLLCAKLFGDVKRISIDAAAAIELLHNASLIHDDVVDESQKRRGTPTVNSIWDNRIAVLVGDYFVSCALKCSINTHNIKIIDALGTLGQELSRGEIDQISNAREHTLDENAYFDVIRRKTASLFFSCMRIGAISADAPEDKVRSLELFGEKLGICFQIKDDIFDYFEDKTIGKPTGNDLREGKMSLPLIYAITHGEGEENQRMRSLLSQKSLSTPDIELLINYAKNNGGIEYAYETMQRIRQEAIDIIQHFPPSSTLDALISILDYTIERDK; from the coding sequence ATGGATAAACTTTCTATAATACGGCAGCCTATAGCAACGGAACTGGATATTTTGAATCAAGTACTTTCCGAGTCTCTTAACACCACCAGTCCGTTAATGAACCAGGTAACCGGTAATTATCTGAAAACTAAAGGCAAACAAATTCGTCCTATTCTGGTTTTACTATGTGCTAAACTATTCGGGGACGTAAAGCGCATTTCCATTGACGCGGCTGCGGCAATAGAACTATTGCACAATGCGAGCCTCATCCATGACGACGTAGTGGACGAATCTCAAAAACGGCGGGGAACACCGACTGTAAACAGTATTTGGGACAATAGAATTGCCGTACTGGTAGGAGATTACTTTGTTTCCTGTGCCCTAAAATGCTCTATCAATACCCACAATATTAAAATCATCGATGCATTGGGTACATTAGGGCAGGAATTATCACGGGGAGAAATAGACCAGATATCCAATGCCCGGGAACATACACTGGACGAGAATGCTTACTTCGACGTTATCCGAAGAAAAACAGCTTCTCTATTTTTTTCTTGCATGAGAATCGGCGCTATATCGGCCGACGCTCCCGAAGATAAGGTTCGCAGTCTGGAACTTTTCGGTGAAAAGTTAGGTATTTGTTTTCAAATTAAAGATGATATTTTCGATTATTTCGAAGATAAGACAATAGGAAAGCCCACAGGAAACGATCTGCGAGAGGGCAAAATGTCCCTTCCGCTCATTTATGCGATTACTCACGGAGAAGGAGAAGAAAACCAGCGAATGCGTTCCCTTTTGTCTCAAAAATCATTAAGCACTCCCGATATAGAGCTGCTCATAAATTATGCTAAAAATAACGGAGGAATTGAATATGCTTATGAAACGATGCAGCGCATACGACAGGAAGCGATAGATATAATTCAACACTTTCCGCCTTCATCAACCTTAGATGCACTTATCTCAATACTCGATTATACGATAGAACGGGATAAATAA